The Echeneis naucrates chromosome 23, fEcheNa1.1, whole genome shotgun sequence genome has a segment encoding these proteins:
- the LOC115036900 gene encoding zinc finger and SCAN domain-containing protein 2 isoform X2: MDAEVKTTESTFIALVQSLLKDPIERAYFFQEVFPVEYGPEYDAALHVLLWELLSKLEKLLPVPDLKQTAAWLSSAPSALEECVQLSHEELSSIYHHYKSSALLKLPHGPSSSIGSCIMSALSIPPSQKTNMSAGLEAIHNYATVINPVTLVGMDQYSVVAVYTTVEVEAAEADEAVIETAEGQVNTDFYEEEIVALGTDNFSGEELSRLRVEETSDTVDVAKALETLTKTFALRKENLDQDVQTGLSNNTFLNNESVSGCASNGGKTNDQDEISGQTDDKEKNIYMNIEAGETECNNNSSCAETNDNCDSTSGREEMKDVSTEAPVSETQQFSANTRRSPRLQMKTNGQDMHEVERSAKETAEEPKKSKADVSLAPSVIAVRGIDTGGSVEMTSVIFTCSQCPFHSSDANSPPHFHMQTVQTEVYRTLSETSFTPSPSSSDEIFTSIKLFPKGSAEQKKAEQPDDQRKLNLRLSQSGKQKSLTCETCGKTFTRTSDVKRHQFTHTGERPFRCSQCDRTFQHSWDLVKHESKHRGVAISFPCQLCNCSFGNLRALTVHHKNSHLQESQLPQICSICSQSFVTSSELLEHKKCHVTTKRYICQKCGEGFDSLLARSQHRKIHRVMSKFKCPQCEKTFTRRSDVKRHLSTHTGERPYKCSQCDKRFSLHFMLTKHLRVHTGERPFQCSHCPKRFALLPVLARHERMHTGEKPFLCSQCGKGFLSQGELSKHHTSHADNRPYSCPQCGKGFKSKKTQQRHVITHMGARPYTCTYCGKGFTKPCALTRHNLTHTGERPFPCGHCDKSFLTLNEAQQHQRIHTGERPYACDICEVKFRTSSQLGRHKRSHSGLKTGSRTGSSE, from the exons at GGATGCAGAAGTGAAAACAACAGAGTCCACTTTCATTGCACTTGTTCAGAGCCTGTTGAAAGACCCAATTGAAAGAGCATATTTCTTCCAG GAGGTATTCCCAGTTGAATATGGGCCAGAATATGATGCAGCTCTGCACGTCTTACTGTGGGAGTTGCTCTCAAAACTGGAAAAACTGCTGCCAGTCCCAGATCTTAAACAG ACTGCAGCCTggctcagctcagctccttCTGCTTTGGAGGAATGTGTTCAGTTGTCACATGAAGAGCTGAGCTCAATATATCATCACTATAAGAGTTCAGCACTTCTGAAATTGCCAC ATGGCCCTTCATCCTCAATTGGCAGCTGCATCATGTCAGCTTTATCCATTCCTCCCTCCCAGAAGACCAATATGTCAGCTGGACTGGAAGCGATCCATAATTACGCTACTGTGATAAATCCTGTGACTTTGGTTGGGATGGACCAGTATAGCGTTGTTGCTGTTTACACGACAGTGGAAGTTGAAGCTGCTGAAGCAGATGAGGCTGTGATCGAGACAGCCGAAGGTCAGGTTAACACAGACTTCTATGAGGAGGAGATTGTTGCTCTAGGTACAGATAACTTCAGTGGTGAGGAGCTGTCCCGCCTGAGAGTAGAAGAAACAAGTGATACTGTGGATGTTGCTAAAGCGCTCGAGACTCTGACCAAAACCTTCGCTCTGAGGAAGGAGAACCTTGATCAGGATGTGCAGACAGGATTGAGTAACAATACATTCCTAAACAATGAGTCTGTGTCTGGATGTGCTTCAAacggaggaaaaacaaatgatcaAGATGAAATAAGTGGCCAAACTGATgataaggaaaaaaacatttacatgaacATTGAAGCTGGGGAGACAGAATGCAACAACAACTCCTCTTGTGCAGAAACAAACGATAACTGTGACTCCACGTCTGGCCGTGAAGAAATGAAAGACGTCTCAACTGAAGCTCCAGTTTCTGAAACACAGCAGTTCTCAGCTAACACGCGCAGATCCCCTCGTCTACAGATGAAGACTAACGGACAGGACATGCATGAAGTCGAGAGATCAGcaaaagaaacagcagaggaaccaaaaaa GAGCAAAGCTGATGTATCACTTGCACCCTCTGTGATAGCAGTCAGAGGAATTGACACAG gGGGTTCCGTTGAAATGACGTCTGTTATCTTCACCTGCTCACAGTGTCCCTTCCACAGCTCAGATGCCAACAGCCCTCCTCACTTCCACATGCAGACTGTTCAGACAGAGGTTTACAGGACTCTCTCAGAAACCTCGTTTACACCGTCTCCCTCCAGCtctgatgaaatatttacatCCATCAAACTCTTTCCCAAAGGCAGTGCTGAGCAGAAGAAAGCAGAACAGCCTGACGATCAAAGGAAGTTAAACCTCAGGCTATCTCAGTCAGGCAAACAGAAGTCTCTGACATGTGAAACTTGTGGTAAAACGTTCACCCGCACGTCGGACGTCAAGAGACACCAGTTCACTCACACGGGAGAGAGACCTTTTCGCTGCTCACAGTGTGACCGAACTTTCCAGCACTCGTGGGATCTAGTGAAGCACGAGAGCAAACATCGTGGCGTGGCCATCTCTTTTCCGTGCCAGCTGTGCAATTGTTCCTTCGGCAACCTCCGTGCATTAACCGTCCACCACAAGAACTCTCACTTGCAGGAGAGCCAGCTCCCACAGATCTGCTCCATCTGCTCCCAGAGTTTTGTAACTTCTTCTGAGCTGCTGGAGCACAAGAAGTGCCATGTCACCACCAAGCGCTATATCTGCCAGAAGTGTGGCGAGGGCTTCGACTCCCTGCTCGCACGCTCCCAGCATCGGAAGATCCATCGAGTGATGTCTAAGTTTAAGTGTCCGCAGTGTGAGAAGACTTTTACCCGAAGGTCCGATGTGAAGAGGCATCTGTCCACCCACACAGGGGAGCGTCCCTACAAGTGCAGCCAGTGCGACAAACGGTTCTCACTCCACTTTATGCTCACAAAACACCTCCGTGTCCACACAGGCGAGCGGCCTTTCCAGTGTTCCCACTGCCCAAAGAGGTTTGCACTGCTGCCTGTGCTGGCCAGACACGAGAGGATGCACACGGGGGAGAAacctttcctctgctctcagtGTGGGAAGGGTTTTCTGTCTCAGGGAGAGCTTTCGAAACACCACACATCTCACGCGGACAACAGGCCCTACTCCTGCCCTCAGTGTGGCAAAGGTTTCAAGAGCAAAAAAACCCAGCAGAGACATGTCATTACCCACATGGGTGCTCGCCCATACACCTGCACCTACTGCGGGAAGGGCTTCACCAAACCATGTGCGCTGACCAGACACAACCTCACTCACACAGGAGAGAGGCCATTCCCCTGCGGACACTGTGATAAGTCCTTCCTCACACTCAACGAAGCTCAGCAGCACCAGCGAATTCACACAGGGGAGAGACCTTATGCCTGTGACATCTGTGAAGTCAAATTTAGGACTTCATCGCAGCTTGGACGGCACAAACGCAGCCACTCAGGGCTGAAGACGGGAAGCCGAACTGGGAGCagtgaatga
- the washc3 gene encoding WASH complex subunit 3 isoform X1: MDEDGLPIVGSGVDLTKVPAIQQRRIVAYLNQFVVHTVRFLNRFSTVCEEKLANISLRIQQIETTLCILEAKLSSIPGLEDVTVDGVSQQQTAQANGPTTASQSQMGGPATANLPPPEPTQTPPEAAPLQKAEEAEENVMTVAKDPRYARYLKMVQVGVPVMAIRNKMVMEGLDPNLLDTPDAPVPDGGTRSTEDLDVAATSSDSESSFSD, from the exons ATGGACGAAGACGGGCTGCCGATTGTCGGCTCTGGAGTTGATCTCACTAAG gttCCTGCCATTCAACAGAGAAGAATTGTTGCTTATCTTAATCAGTTTGTGGTTCACACAGTTCGGTTTCTGAACCGCTTCTCCACAGTATGTGAAGAG AAACTTGCAAACATATCTCTACGCATACAGCAGATTGAAACCACTCTGTGCATTCTGGAAGCTAAG CTGTCCTCCATTCCTGGACTGGAGGACGTCACAGTAGATGGAGTTAGTCAGCAGCAAACTGCACAGGCTAATGGACCTACTACTGCCAGTCAGAGCCAAATGGGTGGTCCAGCAACAGCGAACCTACCACCCCCAGAG CCCACACAGACACCACCAGAAGCTGCACCATTGCAGAaagcagaagaagctgaagagaATGTCATGACAGTGGCCAAGGACCCACGTTACGCCCGATACCTGAAAATGGTCCAAGTG GGGGTTCCAGTTATGGCTATCAGGAATAAAATGGTCATGGAGGGTTTGGATCCCAACTTGCTTGA CACACCGGATGCTCCAGTCCCCGATGGAGGGACGAGAAGCACGGAGGATCTAGATGTTGCTGCCACCAGCTCTGATAGCGAATCGTCTTTCAGTGACTGA
- the washc3 gene encoding WASH complex subunit 3 isoform X3, producing the protein MDEDGLPIVGSGVDLTKVPAIQQRRIVAYLNQFVVHTVRFLNRFSTVCEEKLANISLRIQQIETTLCILEAKLSSIPGLEDVTVDGVSQQQTAQANGPTTASQSPQTPPEAAPLQKAEEAEENVMTVAKDPRYARYLKMVQVGVPVMAIRNKMVMEGLDPNLLDTPDAPVPDGGTRSTEDLDVAATSSDSESSFSD; encoded by the exons ATGGACGAAGACGGGCTGCCGATTGTCGGCTCTGGAGTTGATCTCACTAAG gttCCTGCCATTCAACAGAGAAGAATTGTTGCTTATCTTAATCAGTTTGTGGTTCACACAGTTCGGTTTCTGAACCGCTTCTCCACAGTATGTGAAGAG AAACTTGCAAACATATCTCTACGCATACAGCAGATTGAAACCACTCTGTGCATTCTGGAAGCTAAG CTGTCCTCCATTCCTGGACTGGAGGACGTCACAGTAGATGGAGTTAGTCAGCAGCAAACTGCACAGGCTAATGGACCTACTACTGCCAGTCAGAGCC CACAGACACCACCAGAAGCTGCACCATTGCAGAaagcagaagaagctgaagagaATGTCATGACAGTGGCCAAGGACCCACGTTACGCCCGATACCTGAAAATGGTCCAAGTG GGGGTTCCAGTTATGGCTATCAGGAATAAAATGGTCATGGAGGGTTTGGATCCCAACTTGCTTGA CACACCGGATGCTCCAGTCCCCGATGGAGGGACGAGAAGCACGGAGGATCTAGATGTTGCTGCCACCAGCTCTGATAGCGAATCGTCTTTCAGTGACTGA
- the LOC115036900 gene encoding zinc finger and SCAN domain-containing protein 2 isoform X1, translated as MELLESTEKINGPGTLLSSLRLMVPPLQLLSAAMWQLAKQKDVMSYEKLQEFVCVVTDVVPGLINHRQRAQLILGLRARLILELCKGSALGSVDCQAIQAYLKRLPITSENTDYRDAEVKTTESTFIALVQSLLKDPIERAYFFQEVFPVEYGPEYDAALHVLLWELLSKLEKLLPVPDLKQTAAWLSSAPSALEECVQLSHEELSSIYHHYKSSALLKLPHGPSSSIGSCIMSALSIPPSQKTNMSAGLEAIHNYATVINPVTLVGMDQYSVVAVYTTVEVEAAEADEAVIETAEGQVNTDFYEEEIVALGTDNFSGEELSRLRVEETSDTVDVAKALETLTKTFALRKENLDQDVQTGLSNNTFLNNESVSGCASNGGKTNDQDEISGQTDDKEKNIYMNIEAGETECNNNSSCAETNDNCDSTSGREEMKDVSTEAPVSETQQFSANTRRSPRLQMKTNGQDMHEVERSAKETAEEPKKSKADVSLAPSVIAVRGIDTGGSVEMTSVIFTCSQCPFHSSDANSPPHFHMQTVQTEVYRTLSETSFTPSPSSSDEIFTSIKLFPKGSAEQKKAEQPDDQRKLNLRLSQSGKQKSLTCETCGKTFTRTSDVKRHQFTHTGERPFRCSQCDRTFQHSWDLVKHESKHRGVAISFPCQLCNCSFGNLRALTVHHKNSHLQESQLPQICSICSQSFVTSSELLEHKKCHVTTKRYICQKCGEGFDSLLARSQHRKIHRVMSKFKCPQCEKTFTRRSDVKRHLSTHTGERPYKCSQCDKRFSLHFMLTKHLRVHTGERPFQCSHCPKRFALLPVLARHERMHTGEKPFLCSQCGKGFLSQGELSKHHTSHADNRPYSCPQCGKGFKSKKTQQRHVITHMGARPYTCTYCGKGFTKPCALTRHNLTHTGERPFPCGHCDKSFLTLNEAQQHQRIHTGERPYACDICEVKFRTSSQLGRHKRSHSGLKTGSRTGSSE; from the exons ATGGAGCTCCTGGAGTCAACAGAGAAGATAAATG GCCCAGGCACACTGCTTTCATCCCTTCGCCTCATGGTGCCCCCGTTGCAGCTTCTGTCTGCAGCTATGTGGCAGCTGGCAAAGCAGAAAGATGTGATGAGTTATGAGAAGCTGCAGGAGTTTGTTTGCGTCGTGACGGACGTTGTGCCTGGGCTGATCAACCACAGACAGAGAGCCCAGCTCATTCTGGGGCTAAGAGCGAGA TTGATTCTGGAGCTATGCAAAGGCTCAGCTCTGGGCTCTGTTGATTGCCAAGCCATCCAAGCATATTTGAAGAGACTTCCAATAAcctctgaaaacacagat TATAGGGATGCAGAAGTGAAAACAACAGAGTCCACTTTCATTGCACTTGTTCAGAGCCTGTTGAAAGACCCAATTGAAAGAGCATATTTCTTCCAG GAGGTATTCCCAGTTGAATATGGGCCAGAATATGATGCAGCTCTGCACGTCTTACTGTGGGAGTTGCTCTCAAAACTGGAAAAACTGCTGCCAGTCCCAGATCTTAAACAG ACTGCAGCCTggctcagctcagctccttCTGCTTTGGAGGAATGTGTTCAGTTGTCACATGAAGAGCTGAGCTCAATATATCATCACTATAAGAGTTCAGCACTTCTGAAATTGCCAC ATGGCCCTTCATCCTCAATTGGCAGCTGCATCATGTCAGCTTTATCCATTCCTCCCTCCCAGAAGACCAATATGTCAGCTGGACTGGAAGCGATCCATAATTACGCTACTGTGATAAATCCTGTGACTTTGGTTGGGATGGACCAGTATAGCGTTGTTGCTGTTTACACGACAGTGGAAGTTGAAGCTGCTGAAGCAGATGAGGCTGTGATCGAGACAGCCGAAGGTCAGGTTAACACAGACTTCTATGAGGAGGAGATTGTTGCTCTAGGTACAGATAACTTCAGTGGTGAGGAGCTGTCCCGCCTGAGAGTAGAAGAAACAAGTGATACTGTGGATGTTGCTAAAGCGCTCGAGACTCTGACCAAAACCTTCGCTCTGAGGAAGGAGAACCTTGATCAGGATGTGCAGACAGGATTGAGTAACAATACATTCCTAAACAATGAGTCTGTGTCTGGATGTGCTTCAAacggaggaaaaacaaatgatcaAGATGAAATAAGTGGCCAAACTGATgataaggaaaaaaacatttacatgaacATTGAAGCTGGGGAGACAGAATGCAACAACAACTCCTCTTGTGCAGAAACAAACGATAACTGTGACTCCACGTCTGGCCGTGAAGAAATGAAAGACGTCTCAACTGAAGCTCCAGTTTCTGAAACACAGCAGTTCTCAGCTAACACGCGCAGATCCCCTCGTCTACAGATGAAGACTAACGGACAGGACATGCATGAAGTCGAGAGATCAGcaaaagaaacagcagaggaaccaaaaaa GAGCAAAGCTGATGTATCACTTGCACCCTCTGTGATAGCAGTCAGAGGAATTGACACAG gGGGTTCCGTTGAAATGACGTCTGTTATCTTCACCTGCTCACAGTGTCCCTTCCACAGCTCAGATGCCAACAGCCCTCCTCACTTCCACATGCAGACTGTTCAGACAGAGGTTTACAGGACTCTCTCAGAAACCTCGTTTACACCGTCTCCCTCCAGCtctgatgaaatatttacatCCATCAAACTCTTTCCCAAAGGCAGTGCTGAGCAGAAGAAAGCAGAACAGCCTGACGATCAAAGGAAGTTAAACCTCAGGCTATCTCAGTCAGGCAAACAGAAGTCTCTGACATGTGAAACTTGTGGTAAAACGTTCACCCGCACGTCGGACGTCAAGAGACACCAGTTCACTCACACGGGAGAGAGACCTTTTCGCTGCTCACAGTGTGACCGAACTTTCCAGCACTCGTGGGATCTAGTGAAGCACGAGAGCAAACATCGTGGCGTGGCCATCTCTTTTCCGTGCCAGCTGTGCAATTGTTCCTTCGGCAACCTCCGTGCATTAACCGTCCACCACAAGAACTCTCACTTGCAGGAGAGCCAGCTCCCACAGATCTGCTCCATCTGCTCCCAGAGTTTTGTAACTTCTTCTGAGCTGCTGGAGCACAAGAAGTGCCATGTCACCACCAAGCGCTATATCTGCCAGAAGTGTGGCGAGGGCTTCGACTCCCTGCTCGCACGCTCCCAGCATCGGAAGATCCATCGAGTGATGTCTAAGTTTAAGTGTCCGCAGTGTGAGAAGACTTTTACCCGAAGGTCCGATGTGAAGAGGCATCTGTCCACCCACACAGGGGAGCGTCCCTACAAGTGCAGCCAGTGCGACAAACGGTTCTCACTCCACTTTATGCTCACAAAACACCTCCGTGTCCACACAGGCGAGCGGCCTTTCCAGTGTTCCCACTGCCCAAAGAGGTTTGCACTGCTGCCTGTGCTGGCCAGACACGAGAGGATGCACACGGGGGAGAAacctttcctctgctctcagtGTGGGAAGGGTTTTCTGTCTCAGGGAGAGCTTTCGAAACACCACACATCTCACGCGGACAACAGGCCCTACTCCTGCCCTCAGTGTGGCAAAGGTTTCAAGAGCAAAAAAACCCAGCAGAGACATGTCATTACCCACATGGGTGCTCGCCCATACACCTGCACCTACTGCGGGAAGGGCTTCACCAAACCATGTGCGCTGACCAGACACAACCTCACTCACACAGGAGAGAGGCCATTCCCCTGCGGACACTGTGATAAGTCCTTCCTCACACTCAACGAAGCTCAGCAGCACCAGCGAATTCACACAGGGGAGAGACCTTATGCCTGTGACATCTGTGAAGTCAAATTTAGGACTTCATCGCAGCTTGGACGGCACAAACGCAGCCACTCAGGGCTGAAGACGGGAAGCCGAACTGGGAGCagtgaatga
- the washc3 gene encoding WASH complex subunit 3 isoform X2: MDEDGLPIVGSGVDLTKVPAIQQRRIVAYLNQFVVHTVRFLNRFSTVCEEKLANISLRIQQIETTLCILEAKLSSIPGLEDVTVDGVSQQQTAQANGPTTASQSQQPTQTPPEAAPLQKAEEAEENVMTVAKDPRYARYLKMVQVGVPVMAIRNKMVMEGLDPNLLDTPDAPVPDGGTRSTEDLDVAATSSDSESSFSD; the protein is encoded by the exons ATGGACGAAGACGGGCTGCCGATTGTCGGCTCTGGAGTTGATCTCACTAAG gttCCTGCCATTCAACAGAGAAGAATTGTTGCTTATCTTAATCAGTTTGTGGTTCACACAGTTCGGTTTCTGAACCGCTTCTCCACAGTATGTGAAGAG AAACTTGCAAACATATCTCTACGCATACAGCAGATTGAAACCACTCTGTGCATTCTGGAAGCTAAG CTGTCCTCCATTCCTGGACTGGAGGACGTCACAGTAGATGGAGTTAGTCAGCAGCAAACTGCACAGGCTAATGGACCTACTACTGCCAGTCAGAGCCA GCAGCCCACACAGACACCACCAGAAGCTGCACCATTGCAGAaagcagaagaagctgaagagaATGTCATGACAGTGGCCAAGGACCCACGTTACGCCCGATACCTGAAAATGGTCCAAGTG GGGGTTCCAGTTATGGCTATCAGGAATAAAATGGTCATGGAGGGTTTGGATCCCAACTTGCTTGA CACACCGGATGCTCCAGTCCCCGATGGAGGGACGAGAAGCACGGAGGATCTAGATGTTGCTGCCACCAGCTCTGATAGCGAATCGTCTTTCAGTGACTGA
- the dram1 gene encoding DNA damage-regulated autophagy modulator protein 1 has protein sequence MFWFMQGLCFLPVLLVICSSSTFIISYVIAVFRKDVDVIFPYISDTGALPPESCIFGLMTFISACAGAATIYARYKFVEKLIEDTSLHSSCLNKVGLGLGLFSCFCMCIVATFQELTLRYAHDAGALLFFLSGVSYIIVQSVLSYWFHPFGCFSGVFQARVGLSVLATLALFPTVICAIFVEQTKLHRESGEADYPYHLASAVCEWVTAFSFIFFFLTYIDDFKLFTLQVNTEFQD, from the exons ATGTTTTGGTTCATGCAGGGACTCTGCTTTCTGCCAGTGCTCCTGGTCATCTGTTCCTCCAgcacttttattatttcatatgtGATCGCAGTTTTCAGGAAAGATGTCGATGTGATATTTCCATATATCAG TGACACAGGTGCGTTGCCCCCAGAGAGCTGCATATTTGGCCTGATGACCTTCATCTCTGCATGTGCAG GAGCTGCCACCATCTATGCCAGATACAAGTTTGTGGAGAAGCTGATCGAGGACACCAGCCTGCACTCGTCGTGTCTGAATAAAGTCGGTCTGGGCCTTGGATTGTTCTCCTGTTTCTGTATGTGCATCGTTGCAACTTTCCAG GAGCTGACGCTGAGATATGCCCATGATGCAGGAGCTCTGCTGTTCTTCCTGTCTGGTGTCTCCTATATAATTGTCCAGTCTGTCTTATCTTACTGGTTCCATCCATTTGGATGCTTCAGCGGTGTGTTTCAAGCACGTGTGGGCCTCTCCGTCCTCGCTACTTTGGCACTTTTCCCCA CTGTCATCTGTGCCATTTTTGTAGAACAAACCAAACTGCACAGAGAGAGCGGAGAGGCG GATTATCCTTACCATCTAGCCAgcgctgtgtgtgagtgggttaCTGCCTTcagcttcattttcttcttcctcacgTACATCGACGATTTTAAA CTGTTTACTTTACAAGTGAACACGGAGTTTCAGGACTAG